A window of Sulfurimonas gotlandica GD1 contains these coding sequences:
- a CDS encoding sensor domain-containing diguanylate cyclase, with product MMDFIAAYDIGINKPEVTEDVLKVWQEMVNSLSVMAEVPASLVMHVLPEKIEVARTSNAQNNPYGLGASENLGCGLYCETVMRKKQYLHVPNSLEDEAWKNNPDIPLGMISYYGLPLLWPDKTVYGTICILDSKDLYPPQHIKQLMGIYRQAIENDLKILEQAKELIEANKRNANSKLRISAKVLEKTSDGVVVTDKEQKIIFINSGFTKTTGYSESEVIGKNPKILNSGKHDEKFFASMWDSLNSTGQWQGEIWNKHKSGRIYPELLNICQIINEDGNLEYYAGIFSDLTTQEETKQRLYELAYYDDLTSLPNRSLLNKDMKIQPEAYVAILNIRGFTHINDVFGFDAGNFILRELSNRFSEKLMGNGFSIYRVGSDEVVILNNILTSKDKFREFIAAVIKQMDNEIFHYPKDEVDISVTIYAGICFDKERRLEKADMALHQAQIEHKDYVVYSKDEDTKNIQEKNIEIINKIKNAIQNDDVIAYYQPIVDLNASIIKYEALVRLRDGDDILTPYFFLDIAKKTKYYHQITHRVITKTFELFRDREESFSINLTAEDILNTEVVSFIKSELLNFSNIERVIFEIVESEDIYNIIEIEEFIIEMKKMGVKIAIDDFGTGYSNFSYMMKLEPDYIKIDGSMIKNIDKDDNARRIVKTIVTFAKELSINTIAEFVHSKEVFDICKELGVNEFQGYYFSEPLEKLD from the coding sequence ATGATGGATTTTATAGCAGCTTACGATATAGGAATCAACAAGCCGGAAGTAACAGAAGATGTACTTAAAGTATGGCAGGAGATGGTTAACTCACTCTCTGTTATGGCTGAAGTTCCAGCTTCTTTGGTTATGCATGTACTACCTGAGAAGATTGAAGTGGCACGTACGTCAAATGCACAAAATAATCCTTACGGACTTGGTGCATCTGAGAATCTTGGATGTGGTCTCTACTGTGAAACAGTTATGCGCAAAAAGCAATACCTTCATGTACCAAACTCACTAGAAGATGAAGCTTGGAAAAACAATCCTGATATTCCACTTGGAATGATAAGCTACTACGGTCTGCCTTTATTATGGCCTGACAAAACTGTTTATGGAACTATATGCATCCTTGATTCTAAAGATTTATATCCACCACAACATATCAAACAATTGATGGGTATATACCGCCAAGCCATTGAAAATGATCTAAAAATTTTAGAACAGGCTAAGGAGCTTATAGAGGCTAATAAACGTAATGCAAATAGTAAACTACGCATATCTGCAAAAGTATTGGAAAAAACTTCAGATGGAGTTGTAGTTACAGACAAAGAGCAAAAAATTATATTTATTAATAGCGGCTTTACAAAAACAACAGGATACTCAGAGAGTGAAGTAATAGGTAAAAACCCTAAAATTTTAAACTCCGGCAAGCATGATGAAAAATTTTTCGCATCCATGTGGGACTCTTTAAACTCTACCGGACAATGGCAGGGTGAGATATGGAATAAGCATAAAAGTGGAAGAATTTATCCAGAACTCCTAAATATATGTCAAATAATCAATGAAGATGGAAATCTTGAGTACTATGCCGGAATATTCTCAGATTTGACAACGCAAGAAGAGACTAAACAGCGTCTATATGAACTTGCATACTATGATGATCTTACCTCACTGCCTAACCGCAGCTTACTAAATAAAGATATGAAAATTCAACCAGAAGCCTATGTAGCAATTTTAAATATCAGAGGATTTACACATATTAATGATGTGTTTGGTTTCGATGCTGGAAACTTTATTCTGAGAGAACTAAGTAACCGCTTCTCAGAAAAACTGATGGGAAATGGGTTTTCTATCTATAGAGTAGGAAGTGATGAAGTTGTAATACTAAATAATATTCTTACATCTAAGGATAAGTTTAGAGAGTTTATTGCAGCTGTTATAAAACAGATGGACAATGAGATATTTCACTATCCTAAAGATGAAGTGGACATATCTGTGACTATATATGCCGGCATCTGCTTTGATAAAGAGAGAAGGCTTGAAAAAGCAGATATGGCTCTGCATCAGGCACAAATAGAGCATAAAGACTATGTAGTTTACTCTAAAGATGAAGATACTAAAAATATTCAAGAAAAAAATATAGAGATCATAAACAAAATCAAAAATGCCATTCAAAATGATGATGTCATTGCTTATTATCAGCCTATTGTTGATCTGAATGCCAGCATAATTAAATACGAGGCACTTGTTCGTCTTAGAGACGGTGATGATATACTGACTCCATACTTCTTTTTAGATATTGCAAAAAAGACAAAATACTATCATCAAATCACACATAGAGTTATTACTAAGACTTTTGAGCTATTTAGAGACAGAGAAGAGTCATTTTCCATAAATCTTACAGCAGAAGATATTTTAAACACAGAAGTTGTCTCTTTTATAAAAAGTGAACTTTTAAACTTCTCAAACATTGAGAGAGTAATTTTTGAAATTGTAGAGTCTGAAGATATATACAATATTATTGAAATCGAAGAGTTTATAATAGAGATGAAAAAAATGGGTGTAAAAATTGCCATTGATGATTTTGGTACCGGATACTCAAACTTTTCATACATGATGAAACTAGAACCAGACTACATCAAGATAGATGGTTCAATGATAAAAAATATAGACAAAGACGACAATGCGAGAAGAATTGTAAAGACTATCGTTA